In the genome of Paenibacillus pabuli, one region contains:
- the cntE gene encoding staphylopine family metallophore export MFS transporter CntE, translated as MNSSVTANGKLNPLSFSFIRFYLLAFLFFAANSALTIILPLRSEAAGLNQAEIGLMMGAYMFTCMLLRPFAAQLLGRYGPLLVMKWLLILHATTLLLFVVFGVETYLWLRALQGAATAFFSMTMQAGIVERLEDRDRAQGLSMYTLFTMVPSLVIPILAIQIWENASDIWFTLLMIGLAALPLLIGYNVDLPRTTVQNKSYTLGDMVRSFGGIWRSTPLLISSVVMLFASCVFGATATFLPLYMVSTGKASGVSNGPGTGCHSVQVRSAQKNPL; from the coding sequence TTGAATTCTTCTGTAACAGCGAACGGCAAATTAAACCCGCTATCTTTTTCATTTATCCGGTTTTATCTGCTGGCCTTTTTATTTTTTGCTGCGAATTCGGCTTTGACGATTATTCTGCCTTTGCGGAGTGAAGCAGCAGGATTGAACCAGGCCGAGATTGGCCTTATGATGGGGGCATACATGTTTACGTGTATGCTTCTAAGGCCTTTTGCGGCGCAGCTTCTGGGGCGTTACGGTCCGCTGCTTGTGATGAAGTGGCTGTTAATTTTGCATGCCACAACATTATTATTGTTTGTTGTATTTGGTGTGGAAACGTATTTGTGGCTGCGGGCGCTGCAAGGTGCAGCGACAGCGTTCTTTTCCATGACGATGCAGGCTGGCATTGTGGAAAGGCTGGAGGATAGGGACCGGGCACAGGGATTGTCCATGTATACCCTTTTTACGATGGTTCCGTCCTTGGTCATTCCCATACTTGCCATCCAAATCTGGGAAAATGCCAGCGATATCTGGTTTACTTTGCTAATGATCGGTTTGGCGGCTCTCCCGCTCCTGATTGGCTATAACGTGGACTTGCCCCGAACCACAGTACAGAATAAATCGTATACGCTGGGGGATATGGTGCGGTCATTCGGCGGCATCTGGCGCAGCACACCGCTATTGATCAGCAGCGTAGTTATGCTGTTTGCTTCCTGTGTTTTTGGCGCCACGGCGACCTTTCTTCCGCTGTACATGGTATCGACCGGGAAGGCGAGTGGTGTTTCTAACGGTCCAGGGACTGGTTGTCATTCTGTGCAGGTTCGTTCTGCGCAAAAAAATCCCCTCTGA
- a CDS encoding MFS transporter yields the protein MFLTVQGLVVILCRFVLRKKIPSDGSWNTWLMAGLLLCAALGTQLLAMLETIGPLVYLSAVFSGFAVAMLYPTLTTYLSFVLPSDSRYVLMGIFMSSYDLGFSLGGLAMGVIVQISSYSTMFTICTLLSAAAMILVVAFRQRMEAGNRVKSVVMT from the coding sequence GTGTTTCTAACGGTCCAGGGACTGGTTGTCATTCTGTGCAGGTTCGTTCTGCGCAAAAAAATCCCCTCTGACGGCAGCTGGAATACATGGCTCATGGCAGGTCTGCTGCTGTGTGCGGCACTGGGAACCCAGCTGCTCGCGATGTTGGAGACGATCGGTCCACTGGTGTATCTGTCCGCAGTGTTCAGCGGCTTTGCCGTGGCAATGCTGTATCCGACATTAACCACTTATTTATCATTTGTGCTGCCATCCGATTCCAGATACGTGCTGATGGGTATTTTCATGTCCTCGTACGATTTGGGCTTCTCTCTTGGCGGGCTTGCGATGGGAGTAATAGTACAAATAAGCTCGTATTCCACCATGTTTACGATCTGTACGCTGCTATCCGCTGCAGCCATGATTCTCGTCGTGGCTTTCAGGCAACGGATGGAAGCAGGCAATAGGGTTAAATCTGTGGTGATGACGTAA
- a CDS encoding GTP-binding protein, translated as MTQKQVPVTVLSGYLGSGKTTVLNHVLHNRQGLKVAVIVNDMSEVNIDAALVKGEATLSRTEEKLVELSNGCICCTLRDDLMQEIEKLVNEGRFDYILIESTGISEPVPVAQTFTYADEESGIDLTGLAKLDCLVTVVDANRFWHDFASGQSLLDRNQATGDEDTRDVVDLLIDQIETCDVLLLNKCDLVDDVELNKLEGVIRKLQPNAKIIRTVNGQVNPSEILNTGLFDFEKASMSAGWIQELEKESHTPETEEYGIGSFVYRRRKPFHPSRLAEFMSCWPEEVVRAKGLVWLAAEGDVAASLSQAGSSIQFGPAGHWVAALPEADKEEILRTEPDVLEKWDAQWGDRQTELVMIGIEMERAIIEDELDQCLLSDEEMQADWGQFDNPLPWPVEVV; from the coding sequence ATGACACAAAAGCAAGTTCCGGTGACTGTTCTTAGCGGTTACCTCGGCTCAGGCAAAACGACTGTTCTGAATCACGTGCTGCACAATCGGCAGGGGCTCAAGGTCGCTGTCATCGTCAATGACATGAGTGAGGTGAATATTGATGCCGCTCTGGTGAAGGGTGAAGCGACCTTGTCGCGTACCGAAGAAAAGCTGGTAGAGCTGTCCAATGGCTGCATCTGCTGCACCTTGCGGGATGATCTGATGCAGGAGATTGAAAAGCTAGTGAATGAAGGCAGATTTGATTATATCCTGATTGAATCGACAGGGATCAGTGAACCTGTGCCGGTAGCGCAGACCTTTACATATGCCGACGAAGAATCGGGTATTGATCTGACAGGTCTGGCGAAGCTGGATTGTCTGGTAACGGTTGTGGATGCAAATCGTTTCTGGCATGACTTTGCGTCAGGGCAGAGCCTTTTGGACCGGAATCAGGCTACAGGGGATGAAGATACCCGTGACGTGGTAGACCTGCTGATTGACCAGATTGAGACCTGCGATGTGCTGCTGCTGAACAAATGTGATCTGGTTGATGACGTGGAGCTGAACAAGCTTGAAGGTGTCATCCGCAAGCTTCAGCCCAACGCCAAAATCATTCGGACCGTGAACGGACAGGTCAACCCGTCTGAAATTTTGAATACAGGTCTCTTCGACTTCGAGAAAGCGAGCATGTCCGCCGGATGGATTCAGGAGCTGGAGAAGGAATCACATACTCCGGAGACCGAGGAATACGGCATTGGTTCCTTCGTGTATCGTCGCCGTAAACCGTTCCATCCTTCTCGTCTGGCTGAATTCATGAGCTGCTGGCCGGAAGAAGTGGTGCGTGCCAAAGGGCTGGTCTGGCTTGCGGCTGAAGGAGATGTGGCTGCAAGTTTGAGCCAGGCGGGATCGTCGATTCAGTTTGGCCCTGCAGGACATTGGGTTGCAGCATTACCGGAAGCGGACAAGGAAGAAATTTTGCGTACGGAGCCCGATGTACTGGAGAAGTGGGATGCACAATGGGGAGACCGTCAGACCGAGCTGGTCATGATCGGGATTGAAATGGAGCGAGCCATCATTGAAGACGAACTTGACCAATGTCTGCTCAGTGATGAAGAAATGCAGGCCGACTGGGGGCAGTTCGACAATCCTCTGCCTTGGCCTGTTGAAGTCGTATAA
- the rpsN gene encoding 30S ribosomal protein S14 produces MAKKSKVVREKQRQAIVAKYAELRRELKEKGDYEALQKLPRNASPTRLKNRCELTGRPRGYLRKFKVSRIVFRELAHQGQIPGVTKSSW; encoded by the coding sequence ATGGCTAAGAAATCAAAAGTAGTACGCGAAAAACAACGTCAAGCCATCGTAGCCAAATATGCGGAGCTGCGCCGGGAACTGAAAGAAAAAGGGGATTATGAAGCACTGCAGAAACTGCCGCGCAATGCTTCTCCGACCCGATTGAAAAATCGCTGTGAACTGACAGGCCGCCCAAGAGGATATTTGCGCAAGTTCAAGGTATCGCGGATTGTGTTCCGTGAGCTGGCTCATCAAGGACAAATTCCGGGCGTCACGAAGTCCAGCTGGTAA